Proteins from a genomic interval of Pseudoalteromonas sp. MEBiC 03607:
- a CDS encoding NADP-binding protein, with protein sequence MVVNDNKMVVLGAGWLGQALCLKAKGLAWQVQGTHRSRDHEHDFQRQFALEDGVLKHDVSLEGAWWVCAIPPRSRSSESNYLDTLQAGLELAKHLNFKGFILCSSTGVYPTDNGCYDESTEINCQSARQQTLYDAEQLVLNAGGKALRLAGLVGPERDPGKFVAGKELTSSSQQVVNMVQQQDVIAAIFSVLENWSNANSIYNVVNPAHPTKADYYQQKCSELGNQPPTFTSHEAGERIIDGSAIEALNFHYQLPI encoded by the coding sequence ATGGTTGTGAATGATAATAAAATGGTGGTGCTAGGTGCAGGTTGGTTGGGGCAAGCTCTTTGTCTTAAGGCAAAGGGATTGGCGTGGCAGGTGCAGGGGACACACCGTAGTCGCGATCACGAACATGACTTTCAGCGTCAGTTTGCACTTGAAGATGGTGTACTTAAGCATGACGTATCACTTGAAGGAGCATGGTGGGTGTGTGCAATTCCACCGCGTAGCCGCAGCTCAGAAAGTAATTATTTAGATACATTACAAGCTGGGCTTGAACTTGCCAAACACCTAAATTTTAAAGGCTTTATTTTATGTTCTTCGACAGGTGTTTACCCAACTGACAATGGTTGTTACGACGAAAGCACAGAAATTAACTGCCAATCAGCACGCCAACAAACATTATACGATGCGGAGCAATTAGTGCTAAATGCGGGTGGCAAGGCATTGCGCTTAGCGGGACTTGTAGGCCCCGAACGCGACCCAGGTAAGTTTGTTGCAGGAAAAGAGCTTACTAGCTCAAGTCAGCAAGTGGTGAACATGGTACAACAGCAAGATGTAATAGCGGCGATTTTTTCAGTGCTTGAAAACTGGTCTAACGCCAATAGCATTTATAACGTTGTTAACCCAGCGCATCCAACAAAAGCGGACTACTACCAGCAAAAATGCTCTGAACTGGGTAATCAACCACCCACCTTTACAAGTCATGAAGCTGGCGAACGTATCATTGATGGTTCGGCTATTGAGGCGCTGAACTTTCACTATCAATTGCCAATTTAA
- a CDS encoding methyl-accepting chemotaxis protein — translation MLNNLSLRKKILLLIGGTISVLLIIASSFFVNHIADLSRKAIQREADSYLQSERLSMQGYFAKYGKVVETFVTNPHLVNWFDNWTKRDQSLDNQPGYDNVNQDFVRISGNDDNILSAFFASATTGEYFKENERTTHYNGQPYYAYKRGWWQDALKINKLYVGPISVDLTTGNASAVVQQPVYNKQNKLVGFGGVDLQLNNINDMVEAIRFNGQGFGFLLDGNQKVVHFSERTGHKLSVTDEGPNGKEGLDALEKQFSDTSGFSELNRAMKSQKDGSSYVTFKGEQYYVVYNRLELESPYLDWYVGILIPTSMIDEPVNDAVMTTTTSLIIILAIIIAMIFWATQMITKPLTKLTYIMRDIASGDGDLTQKIEIHSQDEVGQLAHHMNTFIDKLRAMMLNTAAQAEQLSQAASQLKIVSQKTNDEIQQEKQQVDSVSAAVTEMASTVLEISRNAQHTNNAAEEVQAITVDGTKRSTQAQSVMTALASHIGEASKVVAGLEQESGNIGAVIDVINSIAEQTNLLALNAAIEAARAGEQGRGFAVVADEVRSLASRTQESTDDIRNMISRLQQIAQQASTMMQQGQERAEGSVEQTQIVLQALQDIAQSVTNVQDQSHQIATSTEQQTVVAEDINNSLAAINHLVNSTADHAHELADEARDLNELAASLNKTVNQFKL, via the coding sequence ATGTTAAACAATCTCTCTTTACGTAAAAAAATATTACTGCTGATTGGCGGGACGATTAGTGTACTACTGATCATCGCGTCTAGTTTCTTTGTTAATCATATTGCTGACCTATCTCGCAAAGCGATTCAACGCGAAGCTGATAGCTACTTACAAAGCGAACGACTATCAATGCAAGGTTACTTTGCTAAATACGGTAAAGTTGTTGAAACCTTCGTAACAAATCCGCATTTAGTAAACTGGTTTGACAACTGGACTAAACGTGATCAAAGCCTTGATAACCAACCAGGATACGACAACGTTAATCAAGATTTTGTTCGTATCAGTGGTAACGATGACAACATTCTATCGGCCTTCTTTGCATCAGCAACAACAGGCGAATACTTTAAAGAAAACGAGCGAACCACCCACTACAATGGCCAGCCTTATTACGCTTATAAACGTGGTTGGTGGCAAGATGCTTTAAAGATCAACAAACTTTATGTTGGCCCTATTTCTGTAGATTTAACCACAGGTAATGCCTCAGCGGTTGTGCAACAGCCAGTTTATAATAAACAAAACAAACTTGTTGGTTTTGGTGGGGTTGATTTACAGCTCAACAATATCAACGACATGGTTGAGGCCATTCGCTTTAATGGCCAAGGTTTTGGCTTTTTACTAGATGGCAATCAAAAGGTTGTTCACTTCTCTGAGCGTACTGGCCATAAATTATCTGTGACTGACGAAGGCCCTAATGGCAAAGAAGGCTTAGATGCCCTCGAAAAACAATTTAGCGACACATCAGGCTTTAGCGAATTAAACCGCGCGATGAAAAGCCAAAAAGATGGTAGCAGCTATGTCACATTTAAAGGTGAGCAATATTACGTTGTATACAATCGCCTTGAACTAGAAAGTCCATATCTTGATTGGTATGTCGGGATTTTGATCCCAACTAGCATGATTGATGAGCCAGTTAACGATGCGGTGATGACAACCACTACATCATTAATCATCATCCTTGCGATTATCATTGCGATGATCTTTTGGGCCACGCAAATGATCACCAAACCTCTTACAAAACTGACTTACATCATGCGTGATATCGCATCAGGCGATGGCGATTTAACACAAAAAATTGAAATTCATAGTCAGGACGAAGTTGGCCAGCTTGCTCATCATATGAACACCTTCATCGATAAATTACGTGCAATGATGCTCAACACAGCCGCGCAAGCAGAGCAGCTGAGCCAAGCAGCTAGTCAGCTGAAAATTGTATCGCAAAAAACCAATGATGAAATTCAGCAAGAAAAACAACAGGTTGATAGTGTAAGTGCCGCTGTTACTGAAATGGCATCTACAGTACTCGAAATTTCACGTAATGCGCAGCATACCAATAATGCAGCCGAAGAAGTGCAAGCCATTACAGTCGATGGCACTAAGCGCTCTACACAAGCTCAGTCAGTAATGACTGCGCTTGCAAGCCACATCGGCGAAGCATCTAAAGTAGTTGCAGGTCTTGAACAAGAAAGTGGCAACATTGGCGCTGTGATCGACGTAATCAACTCAATTGCAGAGCAAACTAACTTACTAGCACTTAATGCAGCAATTGAAGCGGCACGAGCCGGTGAGCAAGGGCGAGGCTTTGCAGTTGTGGCTGACGAAGTTCGTTCACTAGCAAGCAGAACGCAAGAGTCAACGGATGATATTCGAAATATGATCAGTCGCTTACAGCAAATTGCTCAACAAGCATCAACTATGATGCAACAGGGTCAAGAACGTGCTGAAGGCTCCGTTGAGCAAACGCAAATTGTATTGCAAGCACTGCAAGATATCGCGCAATCAGTGACAAATGTACAAGATCAGAGTCATCAAATTGCGACTTCAACAGAACAGCAAACTGTGGTTGCAGAAGATATTAATAATAGCCTGGCGGCTATTAACCACCTTGTTAATAGCACTGCGGATCATGCTCATGAATTGGCAGATGAAGCACGTGATTTAAATGAATTGGCAGCGTCTTTAAATAAGACAGTAAATCAGTTTAAGTTATAA
- a CDS encoding YqaE/Pmp3 family membrane protein: MDLIRIILSVLIPPLGVFLQVGLGAQFWINILLTLLGYIPGLIHAVYIIAKR; this comes from the coding sequence ATGGATTTAATACGTATTATTTTATCGGTTTTAATTCCACCTCTTGGCGTATTTTTACAGGTAGGTTTAGGTGCGCAGTTCTGGATTAATATTCTTTTAACCTTATTAGGGTACATTCCAGGTTTGATTCATGCTGTGTATATCATCGCTAAGCGATAA
- a CDS encoding BON domain-containing protein: MNTFNKSMIAALVIGATASMSAQASSWENESKDAWIDGKAETVLLMNTNLNNFDINTDVTNGKVVLTGKVDSELDKELAEELVLSLDGVSSVDNKLTVVKNMKAKKMKADKADSTESDLTDAKISTVITTRYLFNSEVGGTDIDVDTDNGVVTLKGTVESDAEKQLAISIAENAEDVRKVIDELTIVAE; this comes from the coding sequence ATGAACACTTTTAACAAATCTATGATTGCCGCTTTAGTAATTGGTGCAACAGCAAGTATGTCAGCTCAGGCAAGCAGTTGGGAAAATGAAAGTAAAGATGCTTGGATTGATGGTAAGGCAGAAACTGTGCTTCTTATGAACACAAACCTTAACAACTTTGACATCAACACTGATGTAACGAATGGCAAGGTTGTACTTACAGGTAAAGTTGATAGTGAATTAGATAAAGAGCTTGCTGAAGAGCTTGTTCTTAGCCTAGATGGCGTTAGCTCTGTTGATAACAAACTAACGGTTGTTAAAAACATGAAGGCTAAGAAAATGAAAGCAGATAAAGCTGATTCAACTGAAAGCGATTTAACAGATGCGAAAATCAGTACTGTAATCACAACACGTTATTTATTTAACTCAGAAGTAGGTGGTACAGACATCGATGTTGATACCGATAACGGTGTAGTAACACTTAAAGGTACCGTTGAGTCTGATGCTGAAAAGCAATTAGCAATCAGTATCGCTGAAAACGCTGAAGACGTTCGCAAAGTAATCGATGAATTAACGATTGTTGCTGAATAA
- a CDS encoding LiaF domain-containing protein translates to MAVKLEDRPIDQVREEVIDQLIYNYSHAVISAEAFERRLDQAMEATSNEVLVELVADLELKADIDYKSQKHAQFKPHYGHSSDNESLQLRSILGSNERSGQWVVPKEIHLTNCLGSIELDFSEAIFQHQHVTIYVNCILGNDEIYVPEHVNVVSKLFSVIGSVENRSVALNKGQGPTITIEGNVWLGSVEISVKRTMKEKFISFANSLKASWKEMNKM, encoded by the coding sequence ATGGCCGTTAAACTTGAAGATCGCCCAATCGATCAAGTAAGAGAAGAAGTAATTGATCAACTCATTTATAACTACAGTCATGCTGTTATTTCAGCTGAAGCATTTGAACGCCGTTTAGACCAAGCAATGGAAGCCACCAGCAACGAAGTACTCGTTGAACTTGTTGCTGACTTAGAGCTAAAAGCTGATATTGACTACAAATCGCAAAAGCATGCGCAATTTAAACCTCATTATGGCCACAGCAGCGATAACGAAAGTCTGCAGCTTCGTAGCATTTTGGGTTCAAATGAGCGCAGCGGCCAGTGGGTAGTGCCAAAAGAAATTCACCTTACAAACTGCTTAGGTTCAATTGAGCTCGATTTTAGCGAAGCGATTTTCCAGCACCAACATGTCACTATTTACGTGAACTGTATTTTAGGTAACGACGAAATCTATGTGCCAGAACATGTCAATGTGGTATCAAAGCTGTTCAGCGTTATTGGCAGTGTAGAGAACAGATCAGTCGCCTTAAATAAAGGCCAAGGCCCAACCATCACCATTGAAGGTAATGTATGGCTAGGCTCAGTCGAGATTTCAGTTAAACGTACCATGAAAGAAAAGTTCATCAGCTTTGCCAACAGTCTAAAAGCCAGTTGGAAAGAGATGAATAAGATGTAG
- a CDS encoding VOC family protein, translating into MYLEHVNLVVSNVDAMLHFYKAAFPHWRVRSQGDSTWSGKPRKWLHFGDDYQYLALSDNGEDENRDLAGHQVGLAHFAYVTNDINAVIERLVDAGYEIDKQGPENPYRKNVYFIDPAGFEVEFVEYFSDIPSERNNDL; encoded by the coding sequence ATGTATTTAGAGCACGTAAACCTTGTTGTTAGTAATGTTGATGCCATGCTGCACTTTTATAAAGCCGCATTCCCACATTGGCGGGTGCGTAGCCAAGGTGATAGCACATGGTCAGGCAAGCCGCGCAAATGGCTGCACTTTGGTGATGATTACCAATATCTTGCACTGAGCGATAACGGTGAAGACGAAAACCGTGATTTAGCAGGGCACCAAGTGGGCCTTGCTCATTTTGCTTATGTGACAAACGATATTAATGCCGTAATTGAACGCTTGGTTGACGCTGGTTATGAAATAGATAAACAGGGTCCAGAAAACCCGTATCGTAAAAATGTATATTTTATCGATCCCGCAGGTTTTGAAGTTGAGTTTGTAGAGTATTTCAGTGATATACCGAGTGAAAGGAATAATGACTTGTAG
- the pmbA gene encoding metalloprotease PmbA, with protein MKDPIYQHISEVKDAVSEVLEHAKKLGATAAEAAMSSTSGLSVSTRMGEVETIEFNQDGGLGISVYVGNNKGSASTADLNPKTLRTVVEKAIDIAKFTSDDPYNGIADKELLEFAPLDLDLYHPWEVSPEQGIELCHQAEQAALNADERIVNSDGASFSSHQGLRVYGNSHGMIAGYPRTRHSISTMVIGKDGEQMQRDSAYTVARHKDDLNDAAKVGLEAATETLAKLNSQKLGTMKVPVIFRADIANSLFGHLVSAIGGGALYRKSSFLLDSLGTKVFSDCVNISERPHLLKGLASSPFDSEGLKTIDREIIQGGELQTYLLASYAARKLSMTPTGHAGGIHNWLVEQTHADLKALLKTMGTGLLVTELMGQGVNTVTGDYSRGAAGFWVENGEIQYPVSEITIAGNLKDMFKAVVGLGGDIERRGGIQTGSVLIEQMQVAGS; from the coding sequence ATGAAAGATCCTATTTATCAACACATTTCTGAAGTGAAAGACGCGGTAAGCGAAGTACTTGAGCATGCAAAAAAGTTGGGTGCTACTGCTGCAGAAGCGGCGATGTCGAGCACGTCAGGTTTGTCTGTTAGTACGCGCATGGGCGAAGTTGAAACAATAGAGTTTAACCAAGACGGTGGCTTAGGTATTAGTGTTTATGTGGGGAATAACAAAGGCTCTGCTTCAACGGCTGATTTAAACCCTAAAACATTACGTACAGTGGTCGAAAAAGCCATTGATATTGCTAAATTCACTTCAGATGATCCATACAATGGTATCGCAGATAAAGAACTGCTTGAATTCGCACCACTTGATTTAGATCTGTATCACCCGTGGGAAGTAAGCCCAGAGCAAGGTATTGAGCTTTGCCATCAAGCAGAGCAGGCGGCACTAAATGCCGATGAGCGTATTGTAAATTCAGACGGTGCGAGTTTTTCTTCTCACCAAGGTTTGCGTGTTTATGGCAACAGCCATGGCATGATTGCAGGTTACCCGCGCACGCGTCATAGCATTAGCACCATGGTGATTGGTAAAGATGGTGAGCAAATGCAGCGCGATTCTGCTTATACCGTAGCGCGACATAAAGATGATTTAAACGATGCTGCAAAAGTAGGCCTCGAAGCGGCAACAGAAACATTGGCTAAGCTGAATAGTCAAAAGCTAGGTACCATGAAAGTGCCAGTTATCTTCAGAGCAGATATTGCCAACTCACTATTCGGTCATTTAGTGTCTGCGATTGGTGGCGGCGCGCTTTACCGTAAATCGAGCTTTTTGCTTGATAGCTTAGGCACAAAAGTATTTAGTGATTGTGTAAATATTTCTGAGCGTCCACATTTATTAAAAGGCTTAGCGTCTTCACCATTCGACTCGGAAGGGTTAAAAACTATCGACCGTGAAATTATTCAAGGTGGTGAGCTTCAAACATATCTATTAGCAAGCTACGCTGCACGTAAACTGTCTATGACACCAACGGGTCATGCTGGTGGTATTCATAACTGGTTAGTTGAGCAAACTCATGCTGACTTAAAAGCACTCTTAAAAACTATGGGCACAGGTTTACTAGTAACCGAGCTTATGGGTCAAGGTGTGAACACTGTAACGGGTGATTACTCACGTGGCGCGGCGGGTTTCTGGGTTGAGAATGGCGAAATCCAATACCCAGTCAGTGAAATCACAATTGCTGGTAACTTAAAAGATATGTTTAAAGCGGTAGTCGGTTTAGGTGGCGATATCGAGCGCCGTGGCGGTATTCAAACCGGCTCTGTATTGATTGAACAAATGCAGGTTGCTGGTAGCTGA
- the yjgA gene encoding ribosome biogenesis factor YjgA: protein MAKKKKPLIEEEIIYVSKSELKREAMQYHGLGAEIAKMPKKQRDRLPLNHDLKEALVVSDKVSDKSDAYRRNLNYIAKVLRTTENVDEIQAMIDIMLNKNNQADVLMNKIETLRDDLIKQGDDLINSTIDQYPSLERQKMRQLVRSAAKEVKAEKPAKAYKELFQYLKDAIMV from the coding sequence ATGGCGAAGAAGAAAAAGCCACTTATCGAAGAAGAAATTATTTACGTATCAAAAAGCGAGTTAAAACGTGAAGCCATGCAATATCATGGTTTGGGTGCTGAAATCGCGAAAATGCCGAAAAAGCAACGCGATCGCTTACCACTCAATCACGATTTAAAAGAAGCCCTTGTTGTTTCTGATAAAGTAAGTGATAAGAGCGATGCTTACCGTCGTAACTTAAACTATATCGCAAAAGTATTACGTACTACTGAAAACGTTGATGAAATCCAAGCGATGATCGATATTATGCTCAACAAAAACAACCAAGCGGATGTTTTGATGAACAAAATCGAAACGCTACGTGATGATTTAATCAAACAAGGTGACGATCTGATCAATTCAACAATTGATCAATACCCTTCTCTTGAGCGCCAAAAAATGCGCCAGTTAGTACGCAGCGCCGCAAAAGAAGTAAAAGCTGAAAAGCCAGCCAAAGCGTACAAAGAGTTATTCCAGTATCTTAAAGATGCGATTATGGTTTAA
- a CDS encoding transposase, producing the protein MTAHYQNLRKHRVSIPFHYYSVTTSTLDRKCYFSDFNNARALINTLRAIEEIKAKTICFVVMPDHLHWLFQLQDKVPLARLIQEVKGKSSYLINKQTCSKRKIWQPGYYDSLIRNEEHLLGVSRYIIANPLRAGIVKSVRDYPFWDCIYL; encoded by the coding sequence ATGACCGCACATTATCAAAATCTAAGAAAGCATAGGGTATCAATCCCATTTCATTATTACTCTGTTACCACTTCAACGCTTGATAGAAAATGTTATTTCTCTGACTTTAATAATGCACGAGCTTTAATTAACACTCTAAGGGCTATAGAAGAAATTAAAGCTAAAACTATCTGTTTTGTGGTAATGCCTGATCACCTACACTGGTTATTTCAATTACAAGATAAAGTACCTTTAGCTCGATTGATTCAAGAGGTCAAAGGGAAGAGTTCATATCTCATAAACAAGCAAACATGCTCTAAACGAAAAATTTGGCAGCCTGGATATTATGATTCTTTAATAAGGAACGAAGAACATTTGCTTGGAGTATCGAGGTACATCATCGCAAACCCATTGAGGGCCGGAATTGTTAAAAGTGTGCGTGATTACCCTTTTTGGGATTGTATCTATTTATAG
- a CDS encoding M13-type metalloendopeptidase, with translation MKKVTLTAASIALALGLVGCGEKEQETKAPATAAVTEAKAPLNSGIELANMDKSVRAQDDFYYHVNGEWLEKTEIPGDKSNYGSFTQLYDDSQKAMKEVLEKAAANTNVKPGSDEAKLAAFYNSYMDEAGREAAGIKPLTPVLASVDAVKSKPELVALMAELRIKGGSLPFGYYVNNDAKNSSEYAMYVYQSGLGLPDRDYYLKDDEKFTKIREAYQAYVTAILSKAGVADAESAAKAIIDLETSIADAQWSRVESRDATKSYNKMSVADANKLTGDFDFAAYLDASGIKTEEVIIRQPSYLEKFAGIYKDTDLATWQNYLKFHFVSNYAALLDKELVDLNFDFYSTTLRGVTEQSPLWKKAVDASNGVLGEMLGKVYVKDNFPPEAKARMEELVDNVIRGYAVAIENLEWMSPETKIAAKEKLDKFTPKIGYPDKWKDYSALEVKSDDLVGNYIRHSEWEYADMIAKLGKPVDRSEWHMTPQTVNAYYNPVNNEIVFPAAILQPPFFNLEADDAVNYGAIGAVIGHELGHGFDDQGAKYDGDGNLRNWWSESDLKQFEERTGQLVAQYNEYKPFEDASVNGELTLGENIGDLGGLTVAYTAYQLSLGDEKAPVIDGYTGDQRFFMGWSQIWRRKYRDEELRNRLMTDPHSPSHYRVIGILSNMPEFYQAFDVKEGDKMYIKPEDRVKIW, from the coding sequence ATGAAAAAAGTAACACTTACCGCGGCAAGTATTGCACTAGCCCTCGGTCTTGTTGGTTGTGGTGAAAAAGAACAAGAAACTAAAGCACCAGCAACTGCGGCCGTCACTGAAGCAAAAGCACCTTTAAATTCAGGTATTGAACTGGCGAACATGGACAAGTCTGTTCGCGCACAAGATGACTTTTACTATCACGTAAACGGCGAATGGTTAGAAAAAACAGAAATTCCGGGTGATAAATCAAACTATGGTTCATTCACTCAGCTTTACGATGATTCGCAAAAAGCGATGAAAGAAGTGCTAGAAAAGGCAGCGGCAAACACTAATGTTAAACCGGGGTCAGATGAAGCTAAGTTAGCGGCGTTCTATAACAGCTATATGGATGAAGCAGGCCGTGAAGCGGCTGGTATCAAACCATTAACGCCAGTACTTGCAAGCGTTGATGCAGTAAAGAGCAAGCCTGAGCTTGTTGCTTTAATGGCTGAACTTCGCATTAAAGGTGGTAGCTTACCATTTGGTTATTATGTCAATAATGATGCAAAAAACTCGAGCGAATACGCGATGTATGTTTATCAGTCTGGTTTAGGTTTACCAGATCGTGATTATTATCTAAAAGACGATGAAAAATTCACAAAAATTCGTGAAGCTTACCAAGCATACGTTACAGCTATCTTAAGTAAAGCGGGTGTAGCAGATGCAGAATCTGCGGCTAAAGCTATTATTGATCTTGAAACAAGCATTGCTGATGCGCAGTGGAGCCGTGTTGAAAGTCGTGATGCTACTAAATCTTACAACAAGATGAGCGTTGCAGATGCTAACAAACTTACTGGCGACTTTGACTTTGCAGCTTACCTTGATGCGTCAGGTATTAAAACTGAAGAGGTAATCATTCGCCAACCTAGTTACCTAGAAAAATTTGCAGGTATCTACAAGGATACAGACTTAGCAACTTGGCAGAATTACCTTAAGTTCCACTTTGTGAGCAACTACGCTGCACTATTAGATAAAGAGCTTGTAGATCTTAACTTTGATTTTTACAGCACAACGCTTCGTGGTGTGACTGAGCAATCTCCGCTTTGGAAAAAAGCAGTTGATGCATCAAACGGTGTATTAGGTGAAATGCTTGGTAAAGTATACGTTAAAGATAACTTCCCACCTGAAGCGAAAGCGCGTATGGAAGAGTTAGTTGATAACGTAATTAGAGGTTACGCAGTTGCGATTGAAAACCTTGAGTGGATGAGCCCAGAAACAAAAATCGCTGCAAAAGAAAAGCTTGATAAGTTCACGCCAAAAATCGGTTACCCAGATAAATGGAAAGACTACTCAGCACTTGAAGTTAAAAGCGATGATTTAGTCGGTAATTACATTCGCCACAGCGAATGGGAGTATGCCGATATGATTGCTAAACTAGGTAAGCCAGTTGATCGCTCTGAGTGGCACATGACACCACAAACAGTAAACGCTTACTACAACCCAGTGAACAACGAAATCGTATTCCCTGCGGCTATCTTACAACCGCCATTCTTTAACCTTGAAGCCGATGACGCTGTTAACTACGGTGCAATCGGTGCGGTAATCGGCCACGAACTTGGTCACGGTTTTGATGACCAAGGTGCGAAATACGATGGTGACGGAAACTTACGTAACTGGTGGAGCGAATCAGACCTTAAACAGTTTGAAGAGCGCACAGGTCAGCTAGTTGCTCAGTATAATGAATATAAGCCATTTGAAGATGCTAGCGTAAATGGTGAGCTAACATTAGGTGAAAATATTGGTGACTTAGGCGGCTTAACAGTTGCCTATACTGCTTACCAATTATCACTTGGTGATGAAAAAGCGCCTGTGATTGATGGTTACACGGGTGATCAACGTTTCTTCATGGGATGGTCACAAATTTGGCGTCGTAAATACCGTGACGAAGAGTTACGTAACCGCCTAATGACAGACCCTCATTCACCAAGCCACTACCGTGTAATCGGTATTCTTTCAAACATGCCAGAATTCTATCAAGCGTTTGATGTGAAAGAAGGCGACAAGATGTATATCAAACCAGAAGATCGCGTAAAAATCTGGTAA
- a CDS encoding sigma-70 family RNA polymerase sigma factor, with protein MKADVQINTLLNEYAPLLARVAATYEINQALQDELIQEMSLAVWRAFESNDSSPDVAFRGDASIKTYIARIAHNKAVDHVIKEQNCKEVASSESINYTHALSAHKSPDDSLDLMAALRKLALKYRQVLALQLEGFNQNEIAQTLGLSEDAVAKRASRARQQLASLME; from the coding sequence GTGAAAGCTGATGTTCAAATAAACACATTGCTGAATGAATACGCGCCGCTGTTGGCGCGTGTTGCTGCAACCTACGAGATCAATCAAGCGCTACAAGATGAGCTAATTCAAGAGATGTCGCTGGCTGTTTGGCGCGCTTTTGAAAGTAATGACTCATCACCCGATGTTGCCTTTCGTGGCGATGCCAGCATAAAAACCTATATTGCCCGAATAGCTCACAATAAAGCGGTTGATCATGTGATTAAAGAGCAAAACTGCAAAGAGGTGGCCAGCTCTGAAAGTATTAATTACACCCACGCCTTAAGTGCACATAAATCACCAGACGACAGTTTAGATTTAATGGCTGCCCTTCGTAAATTAGCGCTGAAATACCGGCAGGTGCTTGCTTTACAGCTTGAAGGGTTTAATCAAAATGAGATAGCTCAAACGCTGGGATTGTCTGAAGATGCAGTTGCTAAACGTGCAAGTAGAGCAAGACAGCAACTTGCGAGCCTAATGGAGTAA